GATCGAGTTGGCCCCGGCCTGGACGAAATCCTTCAGATAGCGGTCCGGGTTATCGATCATCAGGTGGGCATCCAGCGGCAGCCGGGTGACCCGGCGCACGGCCTGCAGGACCGGCAAGCCGATCGAGATGTTAGGGACGAAATGACCGTCCATCACGTCGAAATGGAGCAGGTCGGCGCCGGCGCGCTCGACCCGGGCGATCTCCTCGCCCATGCGGGTAAAGTCGCAGGATAGCAGCGAGGGGGCAATTTTATCGGTCGGCATGGTTACTCAAGGCTAGCCCGCCCGCGCCCGCGTGGCAAAACTACAAACGCCGACCTTGGCAATTTGTACGAACGCAACTTGCTGTACACCGCTGGCAGGAGAGCGGCTGGCTTCTACTCTGAATAGGAACTGCGGCGCCCAATCATCAAGCTTCCGGCCGGATAGCCTTCAAGGGGTCGGACATGGCGGAGCAAGGCGCACCGACGAGGGTCTCAGGCGGCAGAATTGGGCGGGAGCTGATCGAAGCTTTGCCCTACGACCAGGCGGCGGCCGCGGGCGAAATCCTCTCCCTTGATTCGCTTACGCCCGGGAGCCTGCACTTCAAGCAGGCGCAGGTTCCCCTCCCCGCATCGCACCACCAATTCGCGGCCGACTGCGACTACGGTGCCGGGCGCAGCGTCACCAGGGTAGCTTTCAGCAAGCGGTGTAGCGCCGTAGATGCGCACCTCTTCCCCACCCAGCAGCGCATGGGCGATAGGCCAGGGATAATAGGCGCGCACCATGCGCTCGATTTGGACTGCCGGCAGCGTCCAATCTATCCGAGCGTCCGCTTTTTTTACCAACGCGGTATAGGTGGCCTGACTTTCATCCTGCGGCATCTCGGCGAGGCGGCCGGCGATAAGCTCCTCCAGGGCCTCCAGCACCGCCTGCGCTCCCAAGTCGGCCAAGCGAGTAGATAAGCTGGCGCAGGTGTCGTCAGGTAGGATTTCCAGCCGGCGCTGAAGCAGAATGGGTCCTGCGTCCAAACGCTCTACGACTCGCATGATCGTCACCCCGGTTTGCCGATCCCCAGCCAACAGCGCGCCTTGAATCGGCGCCGCGCCACGCAGCCGCGGCAGCAGTGAGGCGTGGACATTGATCGGCAAGCCGCGCGGCAAATCGAGCACCGCGCGCGGCAGAATGCGGCCGTAGGCCGCGACCACCAGGTAGTCGGGCGCCCATCCGGTCAGTTGCGAGAGAAATTCGCGGCTGCCCAGAGCACGTGGCTTGAGCGCCGGCACCCCATGACGGGCGCAGACCACGGCCACCGGCGAGGGCGCCACGCCCAGGCCGCGTCCGCGCGGCTGGTCGGGACGGGTCACCCCTCCCACCACGCGCCAGCCGGGATGGTGCTGCTGGAGCATCACCTCAAGGATCCTGGCGGCGAGCTCCGGGGTCCCCATGAAGACTATGTTGTAGGGGGGGTCAGAGGCCGGGGCTGGAGGGCGACTGGCCATCAGCTTTGCCCTCCTTGATTAGTTTTTGCAGCTTGCGCCGGTACAGCTCGCGCTTGATTTTGCTGATTCGATCGATAAACAACTTGCCGTCTAAATGGTCGATCTCATGCTGCAGGCAAACCGCCAGCAATTGGTCGGCCTCGATTTCGATCTCCTGCTGATCCGGCGTGTAAGCACGCACCAGCACTTGCGCCGCGCGCTTGACTTCGGCGTTGTAATCCAACACCGACAGGCAGCCCTCTTCCCACAGGATCGAGCCGTGGCTTTCCACAATCGTGGGATTGATCAGCTTCAGGAGCTGCTTGCCGGGTTGTTTATGGTCCAAATCCAAGACGATCACGCGGCTGGATTCGCCCACCTGCGGCGCCGCCAGTCCCACCCCGGGCGCCGCGTACATCGTTTGCACCATGTTCTCGATTAATCCGACAAGCTGGCCGTCGATCTCGGCCACCGGAGCGGCCGTCTGCTTGAGTACCGGATCGGGGTAGCGCCTTATCTTGAGCAATGCCATCGCGTAACTGTTGAAGTTTATCAGAGCGCGATAGTATAGGAAAAGCGCCGCGTCAGGCGGCTTCCTACCCTCTCCAGGAGCATCGATGATACAACGCTGCGAATGGGCACAAAGCGAGCTTGCCATCGCATATCACGACCGGGAATGGGGCGTACCGCTGCACGATGATCGAGCGCTGTTCGAGCTGCTCTGCCTAGAAGGAGCCCAGGCCGGGCTGTCATGGGAAGTGGTGTTGAAAAAGCGCGTCGCCTACCGGCGCGCTTTTGCCAACTTCGATCCTCTCGCGGTGGCCCGCTTCGATGACGCCGCCCTGGCCGGCCTACTCCAGGACCCGGGCCTGATCCGCAATCGGCTCAAGCTTGCCTCGGTGGTCGAAAACGCCCGCGCGCTGATTCGGTTGCAGGCCGAGTGCGGCAGCTTCGACATTTGGCTATGGCGCTTCGTGGAAAATCGGCCACGTGTCAATCGCCATCGCACGCCCGCCGAAGTACCGGCGCGCACCGAGCTATCCGATAAGTTGAGCAAGGCCTTGCGCGCGCGCGGCTTCAAATTCGTGGGCTCGACCATCTGCTACGCCTTCATGCAGGCCAGCGGGATGGTCAACGACCACCTGGTGAGCTGCTTCCGCTTTCCGCAATTGGAGACCCCAATGGGGTTCACCGGTGCCAGTCGTTTAGCTTGAGCTGATCTGGTAACGATGTCACCAACTCGAAATTCCCATCGCTATACCGCCCTGATGGTGAGCCTGCTGCTGCTCTTTCTTTGGGTGCCCTGGTGGTCGGACTTTGCCTGGGGCGGCTGGCTTACCGACCTAGTTTCGATTGCGACCTTGCTAGCAGCGGTTTACGCGGCCTCCGAGCGTTCCAGCAGCTATTACCTGGCCGTTGTCTTGGCCGCACCCGCGCTTTGCAGCCGCGCGCTGCTGGCCTATTTCCCTCAGATGGTCGAGCTGGCTCTGATCTGCTGGGGTATCTTCATGGCCTACGTGGCGGTTGCGATTTTGCGCGATGTCCTGACCACGCCACGGGTCAACCTGGATACCATAAGTGGGGCCCTCTGCGGTTATCTAATGTTGGGGCTGACCTGGAGCGTCTTCTACGCCTTATGCGAGTTCATCCATCCCGGCTCACTGATTTTTTCCACCACGCCGGGCGCGCTGCGGGCGACCCTGCCAGATATCGCCCGCAGCTACCCCCTGTACGCTTATTATAGCTTCACCACGCTCACCACGACCGGTTACGGCGACGTGACTCCAGCCACGATGGCTTGTCGTTCCCTATCGATAATCGAAGCGATCGCGGGGCAATTCTATATAGCGGTGCTGGTAGCACGTCTAGTGGCATTAGAAATCATCCAGTCCAGCCGTGAGCCCAAGCCGCTCCTGTAGCCCACGACGCGCGCCGCAGAGAGCGGCGCGCGCGGAATGACTCAGTTCAGTGGCTCGGCGTCAACCAGGATGAACGCTACCCGGCAGGGTTGGCTGCTACGGTTGGACCACGCGTGAAAGGTGCCGCGCTGGATCAAGACGTCGCCCGCCTTCATCAGAGTTTCACCCTCGTCCATCATGGCCCAGATTTCGCCCTCTAGGACGATCGCATAGTCCACGGAATTGGTCTGATGGAAACCGTGATGGCGCTTGCTGCGCTCGGGGTCAACCTGGATCTGGGAGGCACTGGGATTGAGCGTAGCCCCGCTATGGCCAGCGCTATCGGGCAGAAAATCGACAACACGAAAGACCGTACCGTTTTTTGGCGGCGGCACCGGTACCCGTTTTCCGGCCGGTGCGACATCCTCGTTGCCGCGATTGGAGGCCGGCGCACGGTCGGTGAGCCACAGCAAGGTCGAATTGCTATCGGGACTGGCGTTGGGTGCCGGTCCGTCGTGCAAAATGACTGAGCGGCCGGCGCTGTTATGGCCGGTAACGATCCGGCGGATGGGCTTGGTTGCCATCGGTTATTCGCTCCCTCGTCGGCTGTGCGCCGGCCCCCGTCGGTCAAGCCGCGCAGCAGCCGAGCGCTGATTTAGGCGTCGATCGGCGTACCATAGCACGCCCTTGCGCGGGCGGGTCAATTGGCCTTCCGGCCAAGTTTTGGGGCCCGTACAACCCACGCCGAAACAGAATCAAATCTTTTGCGTTAATAGCCTATGTCTAGCTTATGCTTATATATTAGAGCCTAATCTAAAATTAGATGTCAAGAATCGCGCTCTCAAGCATGTTTAACTTTTTGCGAGTTGACACAAGCAGATCAAATCGTTAAGGGATCAGCCCTATTGGCTTTTAAGTACATTTTTAAAACGGGCTGAGGTCTGAAAATGCAAACGGCACGCCAGTGCTTTAGGTTCACATCACTTGCGGCAACCATTCTTTCGATGATGCTGCTGGCGGCCGGCTGCAACAGCAGTAGCAGCTCACCGGCGCCGACCAAGACGGCAACCGCGACTTCGGCACCGACCGCTACCGCGGCCCCGACCCAAGCGCCGACGCAGGCCCCGACTCAAGCGCCGACGCAGGCCCCGACCCAAGCGCCGACGCAATGCGCATCCCCGACCCCTAGCGCGACCGCCAGCCCGGTTGACCAGATCATCTTCTCGCCGGCCGCCACCACCCTGCCCAGCAGCGCCGGCACGATCTCGATTCAACTCAACGCCTTTGACAGCCAGGGCAATCCGCTCGCGCCAAGCTCGAGCAATCCAATCAACGTGTCGGTCTACGGCGCCCCCAGCGGGGTGATCACGCCCATCAGCACCACTGTGACTAGCGGTTCCAACCTGACGCTTAACTACAGCGGCGGCGCGGTGCCCAACAACGTCACGATCAACGCATCCATGCTGGATCCCAACTACCCAGGAGGTACCGGCTACGCCCTTGGTCAGACCCAAATCGCGGCCAACGGTTGCACGGTCGGGGGCGCGAGTTTTTCCGTGCCGCTAACCAGCCTCGCGCCCAATGAACTGAAGTTCCTGGCCGCGGTGGGCTACACCGATCAGACCACGGCCACCGCCAATCTGAAGATCTTCACGATCGATACCGGTTCGCTGGGCACGATCGTGACTGCCAGCGACCTGCCGGCCAACAGCGAAGTGATCGGTCCCGCGGGTCAAGGAACCAAATGCTACGACAGCAGTAACAACGCCTATTTCGGCAACTACTATTTGGCGCCGGTCGATATCCAAGTCTTCTCCAACAGCAACGGCACCACGGTTGGGATAACCAATCCCCTGGTCATTCTGGCCGCCAATAAGTACTGCCCGGTCAAGAATTGCACGGATAATCCATTGGTTATCAACGGCACCTGTACTAGCAATCCCAGTATTCATTACATGGGGGTGGGTTTCGCTCGCGGAGGTACGGCGGCTGGCGACTTGTTCGGCCCTCCCACCGCCAATCCCTTCCTGCATCTGACCGACGCCAGCAACGGGACTGACATCAACCCCGGCTACATTTTGGGCCCACTGGGAGTCACCCTGGGCATCGCTTCGACCACCGGCTTCAACATGCTGACGCTCAGTCCCAATGCCAGCTACGCCGGCGACTGGCTACCGATGACTTCGTGCTACAGCTTCCCCAGCCTGCCCTCGCCCAATCAGTTCTGCGGCAACGGCCTGCTCGACGTTGGGATTTCCCAAATGTACAACGACCTGCCGTTTGCCCAGCGTCCGTCTGGAACCTACGACAGCAACGACGAGGTGCCGCCTAACCTGACCATGAACGTCCTGGTGGGGAGTTCCTCCAGTCCGATCGCCTCCTACACCTACACCACGGTGCAGCCGCCCACCGCGCCCAGCGGCCCGGCGCCCACCTACTCGCAATGGATCGATACCACCTGCAAGCCGGCTGGCCAGCAGATCTTTGTCAACACCGGCCGCAACCCGATTAACTGCTACAACTACATGTACGCCGCTCAGTGCGGGCAGGTCGGACTGCAAAAGGTCACTCCCGCTCCGGCGGGCTGCTCCCAGGCGAACTGAATATACCAACCATCAGCCCGCGGCCCTTCAGGACCGCGGGCTTCAGCAAATTCGTAAATTCCGATGAAGCGCTTTTTGAGCAGCGGTTTGTCCTGCGCGGCCGGCGCTGCCGCGATTCTTATGGTATCGACGTTGGTTTGCGAGCTAGCGTTGGCGCAAGCCACGGTCCCCCTTGCCGGCAACCATCCGCTGACCAATCTGCATAGCTGGCACACCGCCCCGCCGCAGATGCGGCTTCATATGGCCGCGATCCTGAGCCTGCGTAACACCGCACCGTGGGTGGCGGTATTTTGAACGTAACCAACACCAGCGGCCTGCCGGAATCGATCGGCGGCGTGACGGTGACGGTAGGCGACCCGAAGCTGTTTCTCCAACCTGGCCCTGGTTGGAACGAGCAATGGAGTGTCTCGGACAGTGGTCACGGGAACAGTAGGCGACAATACACTTTTCACTTTCAGCCCGGCGCTGGTCGTGCCTGTCGGAGGAGTGGCGACCTTTGCCTTGAGCACCACGCTCTCGCTGACCCCGGCGCGAATCGAGTCGGCGATGAAATATGCCGGCTTGATAGGCGGGGGCGCGCCGCCGGTGATGCCGCTGGGGGTGGGGCTGGCAATGTTTGGAATCGGCTTGATCGCGGCCCCGGCCGAGCGCCGGCGGCGGTGGTTACTACTTGCCGGCCTGATAGTCATCCTGGCAGCCGGCCAAATCGGTTGCAGCAGCAGTTCCAGGACCGTGCTCTCCTCCTCGCAACAGCAGGTGCCGGCTGGCGGGGTCGCCGCGACCAATAACCAGGGAGCCGTGTGGGTCTCGGGCCTGCCCGCCACCCTGAGCACGATCCAACTGCTGAACTAGCGCTGAAGCGAAAACAGGTCTTAGTGGGGCGAGCAGCTAATGCCCACGCCTGAACCACGCGGCAGAGTCTCCCGCGCCAACCCTTGCCGGTGGCGCCTCAGCCGGATTTATCTCTCCCGTCATCTCGCCGTAACATTCGGCGGCTATCGTCAAGCCGACACTTTTTGGTTCATACGAGGGGTGCGATGGTCCGGATTCGCCTCGACACCACGGCTTCCGAGCCTAGCGAGCAGCTCGATCAGGCACGCAAATGCCTGCGCGAGGCAGGGGTTAAAGTCCGCCGCCGCTCCCGCTCCCTGCGGGCTTGGCTCGACGTTCCCGACGAGGACCAGGAAACCGCCTTGGCCGCTCTACAAGCCGCCAATATACCCGTGATCGTGCTGCCCGAGTAGACCAACTTCCCGCTCGCCCAGGCGCTTCCCCGACCAACGCGAGGCGGTGCCCTACGTCCGGAGGGGGCACCGCCTGCGGTACGATCAACCACCCAGCAGTTCCGGCACCTATTGTGCCTGCGGCACCAACTCGACCCGCCGATTCTGGGCCCTCCCGGCAGCCGTCGCGTTATCGGCAACGAAATCGGTCTTGCCGTAACCGTGCGCGATCAGGCGGTCGGGGGCCACGCCCTTGTTCACCAGGTAGCCGACCACGGCATCCGCCCGCCGTTGAGAAAGCTTGAGGTTGTAGGCGACGCTACCGATCGCGTCGCAATAGCCGTTGACCTCGACCGTGACCCCGGGACTCTGCGCCAGGAGCACCGCGGCTTCATCCAGGATCGGCGCTGCGTCGGGCCGAATATTGGCCTTGTTGGTTGGTGGCATACATTGCACCGCCCGCGCTGCCGCCGGCGATAAAGGCGCCCAACACGCCGCCCCCAACCGCGCACGGTCCCCACTGGCGAGGCTGGGCGACATTGGCGCATCCCGCCATCGTCCAGGCTAGAGCAGCCACCACAGCAACCGCACTAAAAGACTTTGCGCCCGTCGTTCCCATCTTTCCTCTCTCTCATGCCCACTCATCGTCGGGTCGATTGCGCAAGCACGGCTCGATTGCCGGCCACGCCGATCCCCTCTTAGACTGGGCGCCATCACTGATAGCTATTGATTTAAATAGGAACGTTGCGGCGGGATTAAATCATCTTTACACCCATTTACCGGCAACCGCGCAAGATCGTGACAACCTTCCGCTTCAAGAGCTTCGTGATGTCATTCCCGCGCGCGTGTCTGGGGTGCGCGAGAAATCCCGATTCCACCGGCACGACTAGCAAAACATCGGGATTCTTCGCGCACCCCAGACACGCGCGACAATGACTGCCCAAAGATTCCGGGTAGTAAAAGCGAAATCCGGGCCAAAACAGTCCTACAGCATGTGGACCGGATCGATATCGATCGACCAGAAGATTGCGGCACGGCGCGCGCGCGGCGCAAGCTCGCGCCTGAGCGCCAGCAGGGGCTCGCGCAGATGGACACGGCTGGGCGCCTTGAGCATTAGCTGCCATCGATAACGCTGCTTGATGCGCTCGATCGGTGCTGGCGCGGGTCCCAGGAGCTTAACCCGCTCGCCCGCCCGCGCCAGCAGCTCAGCAGCGAAAGTCGCCATTTTCTCGACCTGCTCGGCTTGCGTTCCTTCCAGCCGCACCATCGCCAAGTGACTAAAGGGTGGATAGTCGAATTTACGGCGCAGTTGCAGTTCGCGGCGCATGAAGCCAGCGTAATCCTGGCGCTGCGCGGCGCGAATACTGTAATGGTGGGGGGAATAGGTCTGAATAATTACTCGTCCCGGATGCGGGCCGCGGCCGGCCCGGCCCGCGGCTTGAGTGAGCAATTGAAAGGTACGTTCCGCCGATCGGAAGTCGGGCAGATTCAAGCTGAGATCGGCCGCCACCACCGCAACCAAGGTCACGCCGGGAAAATCGAAGCCCTTGGTGATCATTTGGGTACCGACTAAGATATCTACCTCGCCCGCTGCCAACGCGCGTAGGATCTGCTGGCGCGCCCCCTGACGGCGGCTGGTATCGCTATCCATTCGTTCGACTCTGGCCTGCGGCAACAGGCTCTGCAGTGCGGCGTGCAGACGCTCGGTGCCAAAGCCCTGGCCCTGCAAACCCAGGCCGCGGCATTCAGGGCACGCCTCGGGCGCGGGCCGGTAATGACCGCAATAGTGGCATCGCAACGAACGATCGCGCAGATGGAAAGTCATACTGACGCTGCAATCGGGGCAGGAAAGCACGTTGCCGCAGAGCTGGCAGTGCAGAAAATTGTGAAAGCCACGCCGATTGACAAACACCAGGCTTTGGCCGCCCTGGGTCAAAGTTTCACTCAGCGCCTGCACCAACGGCACGGATAAAGGGATCGGCGCTCCCTCGGCCTCCGCTTCGGGTGCCAGCCCCTGCTCCACCCTAGGCTGGCGGCGCAAATCCACCACTTCGACCTCGGCCAACGGCCGATCGTGGATCCGTTCGCCCATGCGCAAAAGCTGATAGCGACCATTGCGTGCGTTGGCGAAAGACTCCGCCGCCGGGGTGGCCGAACCCAGCACCACCGGGCATGAACTAGCCTGAGCCAAGGCCACCGCTAGATCGCGCGCGTGATAGCGAATCCCCTCCTCCTGCTTGTAGGCCGGGTCGTGTTCCTCATCGACCACGACCAAACCCAGGTCATGAATGGGAGCAAACAAGGCCGAGCGCGGCCCCAGCAAGACTCGGGCCTGACCGCCCAGGGCCGCACTCCATGCGCTCCAACGCTCCGCAACCTTCAGGCCGCTGTGAGCCACGACGACGGAGCTTCCAAAGCGCTCGGTAAAGGCCTGCACGAGATGGTCGGTAAGCGCTATCTCGGGGACCAACACCAGCGCACGGCGTCCCAGGTGAAGGCACTGAGCGACCAGGCGTAGGTAGACCTCGGTCTTGCCGCTGGCGGTGATGCCCCAAAGCAGAAAAGGGCGGAAGGAGCGTGCGGTCAGCGTCGGTACCACGGTATCGATCGCGCGCTGCTGGGCAGGGGTCAGGCTGGGAGGGGCGCCGGGCTGGGTTGGCGCTTGCGCTAGCCGCCGCAACCGCCCTCCATCCTGCTCCCGATGGCGTCCACGCATGCCCTCGCGCCGCTCCAGCAATCCCTGTCCCAACCATCGCCGGACCAAGCTCCCGGCATGCTCGGCGCCGACCAGCTTGCCAATCTTACTCAGGTTCAGCGGCGCCTTACCCAAGGCTGCCACCAGCGCCTGTTCCGCCGCGCTCAGGGTGGCCCGGAACAAACCGTCGAGCGGCCGCGCTAGAGCATAAACGGTTTGGCTCTCCACCCGCATCAGGCCTGGCATCACCGCCCGGTAAGCTTCTGCCAGGGTGGTCTGATAGTAGACCGCCATGAACTCCAACAGCTTCAGATGGGCCGCATCGAAAGTCGGTTGTGGCTCAAGCAACTCAAGTATTGGTTTAATTTCGGCTTGAGGCTCACCGACGGCCAATCTCACCACGATCGCAGTCAGCCGCCGCCCGCGCATCGGCACCAAAACCCGATGGCCGGGCCGCAGCTCATTCGCCAACGCCGGCGGGACGAGGTAGGTAAGCTGGTTGAGCCCACGCATCGGACTTAGCACAATGACCTCGGCCAGCCGTGAGGACGTAGCTGCCGAAGCTTTACAGGAAGCGGTATCGCACATCGTTGGCCCCAGCCTGCCATAGCGGGAGTAGGCAAGGGAATCAGCCTGCCGCCGCTTCCCAGGATCGGCCGAACCTGCTTGAATCAACTTGCCCCGATGGCGGCATTGCAGGAACAAGGTAAAAGATTTCTATGTTACGCTTTCTCACCGCGGGTGAATCCCATGGCCCTCAGTTGGTAATGGTCGTCGAGGGGATGCCGGCGGGGTTCACAATCGATCCGGCCCAAATCGACTTCCACCTAAGCCGCCGGCAAAAAGGTTACGGGCGCGGAGGCCGAATGGCGATCGAGCAAGATAAGGCTCGGATCGTGTCGGGAGTGCGTTTTGGCCAGAGCTTGGGCTCACCGATCGCGATGGTGATTGAAAATCGCGATTTCGCGAACTGGACCAAGCGGATGTCGCTCGATCCGGCCGATCGCGAATCGGCTCACGTGATTACCCGCCCCCGGCCCGGCCATGCCGATTTGGCCGGTGCGCTGAAATACGACCGCGAAGACATTCGCGATATCCTAGAGCGTGCTTCGGCGCGCGAGACCGCGGCACGGGTCGCGATCGGCGGTTTGACCCGCCAGTTGGTGGGCCCCTTCGGTATTGACGTGCTAGGCTACGTCGCCAGTATCGGACGCATCCAGGCTTCCACGCCTGCTCATCTCCCAATGGCCGAGTTGCGCCGAGTTACCGAAGAGTCGCCGGTGCGAGTTGCCGATCCCCAGGCCGAACGCGCCATCATCGCCGAGATCGATGCGTGCAAGGCGAGCGGCGACACCCTGGGTGGCGTGGTCGAGGTGGTGGTTGCCGGTTTGCCGGTGGGTCTGGGCAGCCACGTCCATTGGGATCGCAAGCTGGACGGGCGCCTGGGACAGGCTCTGCTCGGCTTGCAAGCGGTAAAGGGGGTAGAGATTGGCAGCGGCTTTCAGGCCGCCGCGATGCGCGGATCGGAATTGCATGACGAGATCGGCTACGATCCGCAGCGCCATCAATTCACCCGTAACTCCAACAATT
The DNA window shown above is from Candidatus Binataceae bacterium and carries:
- a CDS encoding OmpA family protein is translated as MPPTNKANIRPDAAPILDEAAVLLAQSPGVTVEVNGYCDAIGSVAYNLKLSQRRADAVVGYLVNKGVAPDRLIAHGYGKTDFVADNATAAGRAQNRRVELVPQAQ
- a CDS encoding cupin domain-containing protein encodes the protein MATKPIRRIVTGHNSAGRSVILHDGPAPNASPDSNSTLLWLTDRAPASNRGNEDVAPAGKRVPVPPPKNGTVFRVVDFLPDSAGHSGATLNPSASQIQVDPERSKRHHGFHQTNSVDYAIVLEGEIWAMMDEGETLMKAGDVLIQRGTFHAWSNRSSQPCRVAFILVDAEPLN
- a CDS encoding potassium channel family protein; the encoded protein is MSPTRNSHRYTALMVSLLLLFLWVPWWSDFAWGGWLTDLVSIATLLAAVYAASERSSSYYLAVVLAAPALCSRALLAYFPQMVELALICWGIFMAYVAVAILRDVLTTPRVNLDTISGALCGYLMLGLTWSVFYALCEFIHPGSLIFSTTPGALRATLPDIARSYPLYAYYSFTTLTTTGYGDVTPATMACRSLSIIEAIAGQFYIAVLVARLVALEIIQSSREPKPLL
- the fmt gene encoding methionyl-tRNA formyltransferase — translated: MASRPPAPASDPPYNIVFMGTPELAARILEVMLQQHHPGWRVVGGVTRPDQPRGRGLGVAPSPVAVVCARHGVPALKPRALGSREFLSQLTGWAPDYLVVAAYGRILPRAVLDLPRGLPINVHASLLPRLRGAAPIQGALLAGDRQTGVTIMRVVERLDAGPILLQRRLEILPDDTCASLSTRLADLGAQAVLEALEELIAGRLAEMPQDESQATYTALVKKADARIDWTLPAVQIERMVRAYYPWPIAHALLGGEEVRIYGATPLAESYPGDAAPGTVVAVGRELVVRCGEGNLRLLEVQAPGRKRIKGEDFARGRRLVVGQSFDQLPPNSAA
- the def gene encoding peptide deformylase, coding for MALLKIRRYPDPVLKQTAAPVAEIDGQLVGLIENMVQTMYAAPGVGLAAPQVGESSRVIVLDLDHKQPGKQLLKLINPTIVESHGSILWEEGCLSVLDYNAEVKRAAQVLVRAYTPDQQEIEIEADQLLAVCLQHEIDHLDGKLFIDRISKIKRELYRRKLQKLIKEGKADGQSPSSPGL
- the priA gene encoding primosomal protein N' yields the protein MLSPMRGLNQLTYLVPPALANELRPGHRVLVPMRGRRLTAIVVRLAVGEPQAEIKPILELLEPQPTFDAAHLKLLEFMAVYYQTTLAEAYRAVMPGLMRVESQTVYALARPLDGLFRATLSAAEQALVAALGKAPLNLSKIGKLVGAEHAGSLVRRWLGQGLLERREGMRGRHREQDGGRLRRLAQAPTQPGAPPSLTPAQQRAIDTVVPTLTARSFRPFLLWGITASGKTEVYLRLVAQCLHLGRRALVLVPEIALTDHLVQAFTERFGSSVVVAHSGLKVAERWSAWSAALGGQARVLLGPRSALFAPIHDLGLVVVDEEHDPAYKQEEGIRYHARDLAVALAQASSCPVVLGSATPAAESFANARNGRYQLLRMGERIHDRPLAEVEVVDLRRQPRVEQGLAPEAEAEGAPIPLSVPLVQALSETLTQGGQSLVFVNRRGFHNFLHCQLCGNVLSCPDCSVSMTFHLRDRSLRCHYCGHYRPAPEACPECRGLGLQGQGFGTERLHAALQSLLPQARVERMDSDTSRRQGARQQILRALAAGEVDILVGTQMITKGFDFPGVTLVAVVAADLSLNLPDFRSAERTFQLLTQAAGRAGRGPHPGRVIIQTYSPHHYSIRAAQRQDYAGFMRRELQLRRKFDYPPFSHLAMVRLEGTQAEQVEKMATFAAELLARAGERVKLLGPAPAPIERIKQRYRWQLMLKAPSRVHLREPLLALRRELAPRARRAAIFWSIDIDPVHML
- a CDS encoding DNA-3-methyladenine glycosylase I, giving the protein MIQRCEWAQSELAIAYHDREWGVPLHDDRALFELLCLEGAQAGLSWEVVLKKRVAYRRAFANFDPLAVARFDDAALAGLLQDPGLIRNRLKLASVVENARALIRLQAECGSFDIWLWRFVENRPRVNRHRTPAEVPARTELSDKLSKALRARGFKFVGSTICYAFMQASGMVNDHLVSCFRFPQLETPMGFTGASRLA
- the aroC gene encoding chorismate synthase: MLRFLTAGESHGPQLVMVVEGMPAGFTIDPAQIDFHLSRRQKGYGRGGRMAIEQDKARIVSGVRFGQSLGSPIAMVIENRDFANWTKRMSLDPADRESAHVITRPRPGHADLAGALKYDREDIRDILERASARETAARVAIGGLTRQLVGPFGIDVLGYVASIGRIQASTPAHLPMAELRRVTEESPVRVADPQAERAIIAEIDACKASGDTLGGVVEVVVAGLPVGLGSHVHWDRKLDGRLGQALLGLQAVKGVEIGSGFQAAAMRGSELHDEIGYDPQRHQFTRNSNNSGGTEGGMTTGEPLRVRAAFKPLSTLMRPLRSVDTKTKAESVGTIERSDVCAVPAAAVIAEAVVAFEIANAFLEKFGGDSYHEIERNYRGYMEQLRAY